One window from the genome of Desulfopila inferna encodes:
- a CDS encoding FAD-dependent oxidoreductase codes for MKSENSQKIQGSVMVVGSGIAGMQTALDLADSGFYVYLVEKSPSIGGVMAQLDKTFPTNDCAMUVISPKLVEVGRHLNIELKTLCEVQSIGGSAGNFTVELLRHPRYVDMEKCIACGECAAKCPKKVTDTFNAGLEKRKAIYVDYPQAVPLKYAIDADNCIYFKNGKCGFCKKVCPADAIDFDQKEEKISLQVGSVIVAPGFSAFDPTDFDTYQYSHYPNVITSLEMERILSATGPFQGHLVRPSDHREPKKIAWLQCIGSRDINKCGHSYCSSVCCMYAVKEAVIAKEHAGSDLDAAIFYMDMRTYGKEFESYYQRAKDEQGVRFVRTRVHSIVEDRNSGDLQLRYVDESGKALEETFDMVVLSVGMETPKNLVELAGTLGIELNSDNFAKTENFSPVKTTRDGIYVCGAFQEPKDIPYSVMEASAAACSAEGDLAEARGSLTRTKIFPDERQVSAEEPRIGVFVCNCGTNIGSIVDVPAVAEMARSLPDVVYVEENLFTCSQDSQEKIKEIVIKERLNRVVVAACTPRTHEELFQETLKDAGLNKYLFEMANIRNQCSWVHSKEKEAATAKAKDLVRMAVSRTRLIQSLAQPTISVDSSALVIGGGIAGMTTALGLADQGFAVHLVEKEAQLGGNARSLLATWQGQNIGEKLDELTERVSNHSLIDVYSESEVKNASGFIGNFETVVSGKKGETLLRHGAVIVATGAKEHVPTEYLYGQDNRVLTHLELDKAIAAEDKRVATAESVVFIQCVGSREQDRPYCSKVCCTHSIKSAVNFKKNNPDINVFVIYRDIRTYGQRESLYKEAREKGVVFIRYDSERKPVVRKEPDGLWISVRDHVLDMDIDIHADLLVLASAIVPRDNEALAQMYKLSRNGDNFFNEAHAKLRPVEFATGGIFLAGMAHYPKPIEESIAQAAAAASRAAVTLSKENITVEGIVSNVQDFMCRGCGECEKVCPFNAIAVEVREEGVKIAAVQEALCKGCGMCAVACPTGAASVHHYSNEEVLTMVESAFEKA; via the coding sequence ATGAAATCAGAAAATTCTCAGAAAATTCAGGGTTCGGTCATGGTTGTCGGCAGTGGTATTGCGGGAATGCAGACAGCACTGGATCTTGCAGACTCGGGGTTTTACGTCTACCTGGTGGAAAAATCTCCCTCCATTGGAGGGGTGATGGCCCAGCTGGATAAGACCTTTCCGACCAACGACTGTGCGATGTGAGTAATCTCACCGAAACTGGTCGAGGTCGGCCGGCACCTGAATATTGAACTCAAAACCCTTTGTGAAGTACAGTCGATCGGCGGCTCAGCCGGTAATTTCACGGTTGAACTGCTTCGGCATCCCCGCTACGTGGATATGGAGAAGTGTATCGCCTGCGGAGAATGCGCCGCCAAGTGTCCCAAGAAGGTAACGGATACCTTCAATGCCGGGCTTGAGAAAAGAAAGGCGATCTATGTCGATTACCCTCAAGCCGTGCCGCTCAAGTACGCTATCGATGCGGATAATTGCATCTACTTCAAAAACGGTAAGTGCGGATTCTGTAAGAAGGTTTGTCCGGCGGACGCCATCGATTTTGACCAGAAGGAGGAGAAAATCTCCCTTCAGGTGGGATCCGTCATAGTTGCTCCCGGATTCTCGGCCTTCGACCCAACCGATTTTGATACCTACCAATACAGCCACTATCCCAATGTCATCACCTCCTTGGAAATGGAGCGAATTCTCAGTGCGACCGGCCCGTTTCAGGGACACCTGGTGCGTCCCTCGGACCACAGGGAGCCCAAAAAAATAGCCTGGCTGCAGTGCATCGGTTCCCGGGATATAAATAAATGCGGGCATAGCTACTGCTCTTCTGTCTGCTGTATGTATGCGGTGAAGGAGGCGGTTATTGCCAAGGAACACGCGGGTTCCGATCTTGATGCCGCCATTTTTTACATGGACATGCGTACCTACGGCAAGGAATTTGAAAGCTATTACCAGCGCGCCAAGGATGAGCAGGGTGTCCGCTTTGTCCGCACCCGTGTGCATTCCATAGTCGAAGACCGCAATTCCGGAGACCTTCAGCTCAGATATGTCGATGAATCCGGTAAGGCCCTGGAGGAAACCTTCGATATGGTTGTGCTCTCCGTCGGCATGGAAACACCCAAAAACCTGGTGGAACTCGCCGGAACCCTGGGGATCGAGCTCAATTCCGATAATTTTGCCAAAACGGAAAATTTTTCTCCGGTAAAGACCACCCGGGATGGGATCTATGTCTGCGGTGCTTTTCAGGAACCAAAGGATATCCCCTATTCAGTGATGGAGGCCAGTGCTGCAGCCTGTTCGGCTGAAGGCGATCTCGCCGAAGCCCGCGGCAGCCTCACCAGGACCAAGATTTTTCCCGATGAGCGGCAGGTCTCAGCGGAAGAGCCGCGGATAGGTGTATTCGTCTGTAACTGCGGTACCAATATCGGCTCCATTGTCGATGTTCCGGCGGTGGCGGAAATGGCCCGATCATTACCCGATGTTGTTTATGTAGAGGAAAACCTTTTTACCTGCAGTCAGGACAGTCAGGAGAAGATCAAGGAAATTGTCATAAAAGAAAGATTGAATAGGGTTGTGGTTGCGGCCTGTACTCCCCGGACCCACGAGGAGCTTTTTCAGGAAACTCTGAAAGATGCCGGCCTGAACAAATACCTGTTCGAAATGGCCAATATCCGCAACCAGTGTTCCTGGGTGCATAGTAAGGAAAAAGAAGCGGCCACGGCCAAGGCCAAGGATCTGGTGCGCATGGCGGTTTCCAGGACCAGACTCATCCAGTCGCTGGCGCAGCCCACCATTTCCGTGGACAGCAGTGCCCTGGTGATTGGTGGCGGCATTGCCGGTATGACTACGGCGCTGGGCCTTGCCGATCAGGGATTTGCCGTGCATCTGGTGGAAAAAGAGGCGCAGCTCGGCGGTAATGCCCGCTCCCTTCTCGCTACTTGGCAGGGGCAGAATATCGGTGAAAAACTAGACGAATTGACGGAGAGAGTGTCAAACCATTCTCTGATCGATGTCTATTCCGAATCGGAGGTTAAGAATGCTTCCGGATTCATCGGCAACTTTGAAACTGTTGTTTCCGGGAAGAAAGGTGAAACTCTGCTCAGACATGGTGCCGTGATTGTGGCTACCGGGGCCAAAGAGCATGTTCCCACGGAATATCTTTATGGTCAGGACAACAGGGTACTTACCCATCTGGAGTTGGATAAGGCCATTGCCGCAGAGGACAAACGAGTTGCAACAGCAGAATCTGTTGTTTTCATTCAATGTGTGGGGTCGCGTGAGCAGGATAGGCCATACTGCTCCAAGGTCTGCTGCACACATTCCATCAAATCGGCCGTCAATTTCAAAAAGAATAATCCGGATATTAACGTCTTTGTGATTTATCGGGATATCCGCACCTATGGACAGCGGGAATCCCTCTATAAAGAAGCCCGCGAAAAGGGCGTTGTTTTCATACGCTACGACAGTGAAAGGAAGCCGGTCGTCAGGAAAGAGCCAGACGGGCTGTGGATTTCGGTGCGGGACCATGTGCTCGATATGGATATCGATATCCATGCCGATTTGCTTGTTCTGGCCTCGGCCATTGTCCCCCGTGACAATGAAGCTCTGGCCCAGATGTACAAGCTGTCACGCAATGGCGATAACTTTTTCAATGAGGCTCACGCCAAGCTGCGGCCCGTGGAATTCGCCACCGGAGGAATTTTCCTGGCAGGCATGGCCCACTATCCCAAACCCATCGAGGAAAGCATTGCCCAGGCTGCCGCAGCAGCTTCGCGTGCCGCAGTGACCCTTTCCAAGGAAAATATCACCGTCGAGGGTATTGTTTC
- a CDS encoding (Fe-S)-binding protein gives MQLTKQQIDYCMECGVCTGSCPISHERPGFSPRQMIKRTLVEADNSVVESDDVWACLSCSRCSDRCPVGIDFPEFIRSYREKAIAVGNLPRKSHHGIFQTITTLQSGALQQNRIDWAKASGKIREKGDYFYFVGCAPFHNAVFQYLDLNMIDTAKSILTLLNKVGIEPVVSNEERCCGHDAFWSGDEELFARLAKKNVETIKASGAKTVIFGCPEGYSNFKENYPAIVGELPFEVVHISEILVEKLKETETTFRGTADGAVTFHDPCRLGRRSGMYEQPRQLIGMVPDAELKEMQNNRENAVCCGTTAWMECSSCSKTMQIKRLMEAKEAGARTIITACPKCRIHLTCATSNADLDVEVKDLYTYLSERL, from the coding sequence ATGCAGCTTACAAAACAGCAAATTGATTATTGCATGGAGTGTGGGGTATGCACCGGAAGTTGCCCCATCAGCCATGAGCGTCCCGGTTTTTCTCCCAGACAGATGATAAAGCGTACCCTGGTCGAAGCTGACAACAGCGTCGTTGAGTCCGATGACGTCTGGGCCTGCCTGAGCTGTTCCCGGTGCAGTGACCGCTGCCCCGTGGGCATCGACTTTCCCGAGTTTATACGCTCCTACCGGGAAAAGGCCATCGCCGTCGGCAACCTTCCGCGCAAAAGCCATCACGGTATCTTCCAGACGATTACCACTCTGCAGTCGGGTGCTCTGCAGCAGAACCGCATCGACTGGGCTAAAGCTTCGGGGAAAATCAGAGAAAAGGGCGACTATTTCTATTTTGTCGGCTGTGCCCCCTTTCATAACGCGGTCTTTCAATACCTTGATCTCAATATGATCGACACGGCGAAAAGCATTCTTACGCTGCTCAACAAGGTGGGCATTGAGCCGGTGGTGAGCAATGAGGAGAGATGCTGCGGGCACGATGCCTTCTGGAGCGGCGACGAAGAGCTTTTTGCCCGCCTGGCCAAAAAAAATGTCGAGACCATCAAGGCCTCCGGAGCAAAGACCGTCATCTTCGGTTGCCCCGAGGGATATTCCAACTTCAAGGAAAACTATCCGGCGATTGTTGGTGAGCTTCCCTTCGAGGTTGTCCATATTTCTGAAATTCTGGTCGAAAAATTGAAAGAAACCGAAACGACATTCAGAGGAACTGCCGATGGTGCTGTGACTTTCCATGATCCCTGCCGGCTGGGCAGAAGGTCGGGAATGTATGAGCAGCCAAGGCAATTGATCGGCATGGTGCCCGATGCAGAGTTGAAAGAGATGCAGAACAACAGGGAAAATGCGGTCTGCTGCGGTACGACGGCCTGGATGGAATGCTCGTCCTGCTCTAAGACCATGCAGATAAAAAGGTTAATGGAGGCCAAGGAAGCCGGAGCCCGGACCATCATCACCGCCTGTCCGAAATGCCGGATACACCTGACCTGCGCCACATCGAATGCCGACCTGGATGTTGAGGTGAAGGATCTCTATACCTACTTGTCGGAAAGGCTTTAG
- a CDS encoding (Fe-S)-binding protein, giving the protein MAEVAIKLEGKARHSFLDDIKEILPDGNLSLCLTCGLCSSGCPATGLENMDPRKFLRMLVLGLDEEVLKSDWPWMCTMCQRCVYVCPMKIDIPQLVFNVRAARPRDERPSGIRGSCDMAVQSETCSAMGTPVEDFKFVVNDVLEEYRESQPEFAEMEAPIDKVGAEFFINQNSREPMTEPDEMVPLWKILHLAGVDWTYGSKAWAAENYCLFLADNENWEHLVRAKARMTEELKCKTYLNTEUGHVTFAVRAGLKKFNIQHSFEVKNIYEYYAKWIREGRLKPNSDWNKDLKIKFTVQDPCQIVRKSYGDKIADDFRYAIAQAVGEENIAEMSPNKSNNYCCGGGGGFLQSGFKEQRLAYGKIKDDQIKASGATYCIAGCHNCHAQIHELSHHYGGNYQVVHFWTILALALGVLGPNERTYLGDDLRDVNVFHPETAF; this is encoded by the coding sequence ATGGCTGAAGTGGCAATAAAGCTTGAAGGAAAAGCCAGACACTCCTTTCTGGATGATATCAAAGAAATTTTGCCTGACGGCAATCTCAGTCTTTGTCTTACCTGCGGTCTTTGCTCTTCGGGATGTCCTGCGACCGGCCTTGAAAATATGGACCCCAGGAAGTTTTTGCGCATGCTCGTCCTGGGCCTGGATGAAGAGGTGCTCAAGTCCGACTGGCCCTGGATGTGCACCATGTGCCAACGCTGCGTCTATGTCTGTCCCATGAAAATCGATATTCCTCAGCTCGTTTTTAATGTTCGGGCTGCCCGTCCGCGGGATGAAAGACCCTCGGGGATTCGCGGTTCCTGCGATATGGCGGTTCAGAGTGAGACCTGTAGCGCCATGGGAACACCGGTTGAAGACTTTAAGTTTGTCGTCAACGATGTTTTGGAGGAATACCGGGAGTCGCAGCCTGAGTTTGCCGAGATGGAGGCGCCGATCGACAAGGTTGGAGCCGAGTTTTTCATCAACCAGAACTCCCGTGAGCCGATGACGGAACCCGACGAGATGGTTCCTCTCTGGAAAATTCTGCACCTTGCCGGTGTCGACTGGACCTACGGCAGCAAGGCATGGGCAGCTGAGAATTACTGCCTTTTTCTTGCCGACAATGAAAACTGGGAGCACCTCGTCCGGGCCAAAGCCAGAATGACCGAGGAGTTGAAATGCAAGACATACCTCAATACGGAGTGAGGCCACGTCACCTTTGCAGTCCGGGCCGGACTGAAAAAATTCAATATACAGCACAGCTTCGAAGTCAAGAACATTTACGAATACTATGCCAAATGGATAAGGGAAGGAAGGCTGAAGCCCAACTCCGACTGGAATAAGGATTTGAAGATTAAGTTCACCGTCCAGGATCCCTGCCAGATAGTACGCAAGAGTTATGGCGACAAGATTGCCGATGATTTCAGATATGCCATTGCTCAGGCGGTAGGCGAAGAAAATATTGCCGAGATGTCGCCCAATAAGTCCAACAACTACTGCTGCGGCGGCGGCGGTGGCTTTCTCCAGTCCGGGTTTAAAGAGCAACGCCTGGCCTATGGCAAAATTAAAGATGATCAAATCAAAGCCAGCGGTGCGACCTACTGTATTGCCGGGTGCCATAACTGCCACGCTCAGATCCACGAGCTCTCCCACCACTATGGAGGGAACTACCAGGTTGTCCATTTCTGGACTATTCTCGCTCTTGCTCTTGGCGTGCTGGGACCGAATGAGCGGACGTATTTAGGCGATGATCTCAGGGATGTCAATGTCTTCCATCCGGAAACGGCATTCTGA
- a CDS encoding exopolysaccharide biosynthesis protein, producing the protein MRLLLSDGNYNGTIVYYDYILSMSKNKGLKNLEQLLRRISKAARDNEQISWGAIFEELGHTSFGPLLLVAGLVTLAPIIGDIPGVPTFIGVIVLLIASQLLIGRKHLWLPHWLLKRSVATEKLDTGLQWSRRPAHFIDRLLQPRLSIFIEGAAVYAIALVCLLVAVMMPLMEVVPFSANAAGLILTAFGLSLISRDGLVALFAFVLTAGTVAVVVYNVIQVC; encoded by the coding sequence ATGAGGCTCCTTCTCTCTGATGGAAATTACAACGGCACCATCGTCTACTATGATTATATTCTGAGCATGAGTAAGAACAAAGGTCTTAAAAACCTGGAACAGTTGCTCCGCCGGATCAGCAAGGCTGCGCGGGACAACGAGCAAATATCCTGGGGAGCAATTTTTGAAGAATTAGGCCACACATCCTTTGGGCCCCTGCTGCTTGTCGCTGGTCTTGTCACTCTTGCGCCGATAATCGGTGATATCCCCGGAGTACCGACATTTATCGGAGTAATCGTCCTCTTGATCGCCTCTCAGTTGCTGATCGGGCGCAAGCATCTATGGCTGCCGCACTGGTTGCTGAAGCGATCAGTGGCAACTGAAAAGCTGGATACAGGTTTGCAATGGTCCCGGCGACCGGCTCATTTTATTGACCGTCTGTTGCAGCCGCGCCTGTCAATCTTCATCGAGGGCGCTGCTGTATATGCTATAGCTCTGGTATGTCTCCTCGTCGCCGTTATGATGCCGTTGATGGAGGTGGTCCCCTTCAGCGCCAACGCAGCAGGCTTGATCCTTACTGCCTTCGGTCTTTCGCTGATCTCCCGCGACGGCCTGGTGGCACTGTTCGCTTTTGTGCTTACGGCTGGAACTGTTGCCGTGGTGGTATATAATGTAATCCAAGTTTGCTGA
- a CDS encoding TAXI family TRAP transporter solute-binding subunit: MFDRKLFSVIAATLFVTALFFSGDVVQSATTRLAFSGGPDGGTFQYFSNAISSRLSRTQKDLEVSNMASAGSVENLRRVNSGDADFGITYSGDLFLGRNGQLTNDTKEYTDTYAMAYLYGAPAHLVVLKDSGIDTAMDLEGKRVAVGPAGSGAAASAQRFFTSLGLWDKFTPEFIGYTQGASALGDRLVDAVWVFAGFPNSSVIQAAASNDIKLLDLVEIGKEKGFFKDNPYYAEVTIPAGTYQGVDKGTVTFQDSALWIAGKHVSADHVSTALDNIYSEEGLAFMVSVTKTAKAMTVEDGLRGIVTPVHEGAADFWKEKGLSPTEEQKPQ, encoded by the coding sequence ATGTTCGACAGAAAATTATTTTCAGTCATAGCCGCTACACTGTTTGTCACGGCACTCTTTTTTTCCGGCGATGTTGTTCAATCAGCCACAACCCGTCTGGCATTCTCCGGAGGTCCTGACGGCGGCACTTTTCAGTATTTCTCCAACGCTATCTCATCCCGACTGTCGCGAACGCAAAAAGATCTCGAGGTCTCCAACATGGCTTCAGCCGGTTCTGTCGAAAATCTGCGCCGGGTCAACTCCGGTGATGCAGATTTCGGAATCACCTACTCCGGCGATCTCTTTCTCGGCAGGAATGGTCAACTGACCAACGATACTAAAGAGTACACGGACACCTATGCCATGGCCTATCTTTATGGCGCTCCCGCACATCTGGTTGTCCTTAAGGACAGCGGGATAGACACAGCTATGGACCTTGAAGGCAAGCGTGTGGCCGTCGGCCCTGCGGGCTCAGGAGCGGCTGCTTCGGCTCAGCGCTTTTTCACCAGCCTTGGCCTGTGGGATAAATTCACCCCCGAGTTCATCGGTTACACTCAGGGAGCTTCCGCCCTTGGCGATCGGCTTGTCGATGCCGTATGGGTCTTTGCCGGATTTCCCAACTCCTCGGTAATCCAGGCTGCTGCCAGCAACGACATCAAACTGCTCGATCTTGTTGAAATTGGAAAAGAAAAAGGCTTTTTCAAGGACAACCCATATTACGCCGAAGTCACCATCCCCGCAGGAACCTACCAGGGAGTCGATAAAGGAACCGTCACTTTCCAGGATTCCGCCCTGTGGATTGCCGGAAAACATGTATCTGCGGATCATGTTTCCACCGCTCTGGATAATATCTACTCCGAAGAAGGCCTGGCATTCATGGTCAGTGTCACCAAAACTGCCAAGGCAATGACTGTTGAAGATGGTCTTCGCGGTATCGTGACCCCGGTGCACGAGGGGGCTGCAGATTTCTGGAAAGAGAAAGGATTAAGCCCGACTGAAGAACAAAAGCCACAATAA